One window from the genome of Thalassospira xiamenensis M-5 = DSM 17429 encodes:
- the rho gene encoding transcription termination factor Rho, translating to MHLQELKKKSPTELLALSEELEIENASTLRKQELMFAILKQLAENDHAIFGEGVLEVLPDGFGFLRSPEANYLAGPDDIYVSPSQVRRFGLRTGDTVEGQIRSPKEGERYFALLKVDKVNFDAPEKVRHRINFDNLTPLYPDEPLKMERHLDQEGNKDITNRVIELVSPLGKGQRALIVAPPRTGKTVMLQNIAHAIEENHPEAYLIVLLIDERPEEVTDMDRSVKGEVISSTFDEPAQRHVQVTEMVLEKAKRLVEHKHDVVILLDSITRLARAYNTVVPSSGKVLTGGVDANALQRPKRFFGAARNIEEGGSLTIIATALIDTGSRMDEVIFEEFKGTGNSELILDRKLSDKRIFPAIDILKSGTRKEELLVEKSALSKMWVLRRILNPMGPQDAMEFLLGKLKSTKNNDDFFDSMNG from the coding sequence ATGCATCTTCAGGAACTCAAAAAGAAATCCCCGACGGAGCTTCTTGCCCTGTCCGAGGAACTCGAAATCGAAAACGCCAGCACGCTCCGTAAACAGGAGCTGATGTTTGCCATTCTCAAACAGCTGGCCGAAAACGATCATGCCATTTTCGGCGAAGGCGTGTTGGAGGTTCTGCCAGACGGCTTTGGCTTCCTGCGCAGTCCCGAGGCAAACTATCTTGCCGGTCCGGACGATATCTATGTCTCGCCGAGCCAGGTTAGGCGCTTTGGTCTGCGCACGGGCGATACGGTTGAAGGCCAGATTCGTTCGCCCAAGGAAGGCGAGCGTTATTTCGCGCTGCTCAAGGTCGACAAGGTCAACTTTGATGCGCCCGAAAAAGTCCGCCATCGCATCAATTTCGATAACCTGACCCCGCTTTACCCGGACGAGCCGCTCAAGATGGAGCGCCACCTTGATCAGGAAGGCAACAAGGACATCACCAACCGTGTGATTGAACTTGTTTCCCCGCTTGGCAAAGGTCAGCGTGCCCTGATCGTCGCACCGCCGCGCACCGGTAAAACCGTGATGCTGCAAAACATTGCGCACGCGATTGAGGAAAACCACCCGGAAGCCTATCTGATCGTTCTTCTGATTGATGAACGCCCGGAAGAAGTGACCGACATGGACCGTTCCGTGAAGGGCGAGGTCATCAGTTCGACCTTCGACGAACCCGCACAGCGTCACGTCCAGGTCACTGAAATGGTTCTGGAAAAGGCAAAACGCCTGGTTGAGCACAAGCACGATGTCGTCATCCTGCTGGACTCCATCACTCGTCTTGCACGTGCTTACAACACCGTCGTTCCAAGCTCCGGCAAGGTTCTGACCGGTGGTGTCGATGCCAACGCCCTGCAGCGCCCGAAACGCTTTTTCGGTGCGGCACGTAACATCGAAGAAGGCGGCTCGTTGACCATCATCGCAACTGCCCTGATTGATACCGGTTCGCGCATGGACGAGGTCATCTTTGAAGAATTCAAAGGTACTGGTAACTCCGAGCTTATTCTGGATCGCAAACTGTCCGACAAACGTATCTTCCCGGCGATCGATATTCTTAAATCGGGTACCCGTAAGGAAGAACTGCTCGTCGAAAAAAGCGCGCTCTCCAAAATGTGGGTTCTGCGCCGTATCCTCAACCCGATGGGGCCGCAGGATGCGATGGAATTCCTGCTCGGTAAGCTCAAATCGACAAAAAACAACGACGATTTCTTCGATTCAATGAATGGCTGA
- a CDS encoding thioredoxin domain-containing protein, translated as MKLAQNNLGSETSPYLLQHRDNPVHWQPWSTEVLAAAKAANKPVLLSVGYAACHWCHVMAHESFEDDGIAALMNELFVNIKLDREERPDLDSVYQNALALLGQQGGWPLTMFLTPDGEPFWGGTYFPKEARYGRPGFGDVLKSVSEIYTQQPDNIRHNVAQIGQALIKMNSGATGSMPSLAMIDQCGHGCLQIMDGENGGTNGAPKFPQPSILALIWRVGVRTNDTDLKRIVRHSLDRMCQGGIYDHVGGGFARYAVDDQWLVPHFEKMLYDNAQLIDLLCDVWRETGNPLYEARISETIDWILRDMRVPGGAFAASLDADSEGVEGKFYVWDEAEINAILGNDAALFKDIYDVSPSGNWEHKNILNRTQSGLGLADRTTEKKLSETRTKLLAVRNKRIWPGWDDKALTDWNAMTIAALAEAAMVFKRADWLDYAKLAYNFVINSLMTGESNDRRFLHSYRNGKAQHAGMLEDYAHMIRAALRLYECFGEDAYLREATEWCEAVENLFADTKGGYFQSASDADDLVVRQKPHMDNAVPAGNSVMAQNLARLYALTGDTKYRDRAEITIAAFAGRLNEQFPNMPGLLLAAEMLQNPLQIVLIAKERSQMYMEMRRAIFAAYLPNRAITILADTDALPDLHPAKGKTAIDGHETAYVCQGSVCSAPVTNVADLAKLLANLPNKST; from the coding sequence ATGAAACTTGCGCAGAACAATCTTGGTTCGGAAACCAGCCCCTATCTTTTGCAGCACCGTGACAATCCGGTGCATTGGCAACCCTGGAGTACCGAGGTTCTTGCCGCGGCCAAGGCGGCAAACAAGCCTGTTCTGCTGTCGGTTGGCTATGCGGCGTGTCACTGGTGCCATGTTATGGCACATGAAAGTTTCGAGGACGATGGTATCGCGGCACTGATGAACGAGCTGTTTGTGAATATTAAGCTCGACCGCGAGGAACGCCCCGATCTTGATAGTGTCTATCAGAATGCGCTGGCATTGCTGGGTCAGCAGGGCGGATGGCCGTTGACCATGTTCCTGACGCCGGATGGCGAACCGTTCTGGGGTGGGACCTATTTCCCCAAGGAGGCCCGGTATGGCCGCCCGGGATTTGGCGATGTTTTGAAGTCGGTTTCAGAAATCTATACCCAACAGCCCGATAACATCCGCCATAACGTTGCACAGATCGGTCAGGCGCTGATTAAAATGAATAGCGGTGCAACCGGGTCGATGCCGTCGCTCGCGATGATTGATCAGTGCGGTCATGGCTGCTTACAGATCATGGACGGCGAAAATGGCGGCACCAATGGTGCGCCAAAATTCCCGCAACCAAGCATTCTGGCCCTTATATGGCGTGTCGGAGTTCGCACCAACGATACCGATCTTAAACGCATCGTCCGCCACAGCCTTGATCGCATGTGCCAGGGCGGGATTTATGACCATGTCGGTGGCGGTTTTGCCCGTTATGCCGTCGATGACCAATGGCTGGTGCCGCATTTTGAAAAGATGCTGTATGATAATGCGCAGCTGATTGATCTTCTGTGTGATGTCTGGCGTGAAACCGGCAACCCGCTTTATGAAGCCCGCATTTCCGAAACCATCGACTGGATACTGCGCGATATGCGAGTCCCCGGCGGAGCCTTTGCCGCCAGCCTTGATGCCGACAGCGAGGGTGTAGAAGGCAAGTTCTATGTCTGGGACGAAGCCGAAATTAACGCCATTCTTGGCAATGATGCCGCCCTGTTCAAGGATATCTATGACGTCAGTCCCTCGGGCAACTGGGAACATAAAAATATCCTGAACCGCACGCAATCGGGCCTTGGCCTTGCGGACCGAACGACGGAAAAGAAACTTTCGGAAACACGGACAAAGCTTTTGGCAGTGCGCAACAAGCGCATCTGGCCGGGATGGGATGACAAGGCTCTGACCGACTGGAACGCTATGACCATCGCAGCTTTGGCTGAAGCCGCAATGGTGTTCAAGCGCGCAGACTGGCTTGATTATGCAAAGCTTGCCTATAATTTTGTGATCAACAGCCTGATGACTGGCGAAAGCAATGACCGGCGCTTCCTGCATAGTTATCGCAATGGAAAGGCACAGCATGCCGGGATGCTCGAAGATTACGCGCACATGATCCGCGCGGCTTTGCGGCTTTATGAATGCTTTGGCGAGGATGCATACCTTCGCGAAGCCACCGAATGGTGCGAAGCAGTCGAAAACCTGTTTGCCGACACCAAAGGTGGTTATTTCCAATCGGCATCTGATGCCGATGATCTGGTTGTGCGCCAGAAACCGCATATGGATAATGCGGTTCCGGCTGGGAATTCGGTCATGGCACAAAATCTGGCACGGCTTTATGCCCTGACCGGCGATACCAAATATCGCGACCGGGCGGAAATCACCATTGCCGCCTTTGCCGGGCGATTAAACGAACAATTTCCCAACATGCCTGGCCTTCTTCTGGCAGCCGAAATGCTGCAAAATCCGCTTCAAATCGTGCTGATCGCCAAGGAACGCAGCCAGATGTACATGGAAATGCGGCGTGCCATCTTTGCCGCCTATCTGCCAAACCGTGCGATCACCATTCTGGCCGACACCGATGCCCTGCCCGACCTGCACCCAGCCAAGGGAAAAACCGCGATTGACGGACATGAGACAGCCTATGTCTGTCAGGGGTCGGTCTGTTCCGCCCCGGTTACTAATGTCGCCGACCTTGCCAAGCTGCTTGCCAATTTACCAAATAAGTCGACATAA
- a CDS encoding (2Fe-2S) ferredoxin domain-containing protein, whose product MTTEAHFYQAHVFVCQNERPATHERGCCNSKGAMKLRNYMKVRAKELGLPMTRINTAGCLDRCELGPVMVIYPEGTWYRYETIEDIDTILNDHLVGGKVVERLRLSPDQ is encoded by the coding sequence TTGACGACCGAGGCACATTTTTATCAGGCGCATGTTTTCGTGTGCCAGAACGAGCGCCCCGCGACGCACGAACGCGGATGCTGCAATTCCAAGGGTGCTATGAAGCTTCGAAATTACATGAAGGTTCGCGCCAAGGAACTAGGTCTGCCGATGACTCGTATCAATACCGCTGGATGTCTTGATCGCTGCGAACTGGGGCCGGTGATGGTTATCTATCCCGAAGGCACTTGGTATCGTTACGAGACGATCGAAGATATTGATACCATCCTTAATGACCATCTGGTCGGGGGAAAGGTGGTTGAACGGCTGCGCCTAAGCCCGGATCAATAA
- a CDS encoding quinone oxidoreductase family protein, translating to MTKAFRFYETGSSDVLRFEDVEIGAPGAGEVRLRQEAVGLNYIDIYFRSGVYPAPSLPSGLGLEGSGVIEAVGDGVTDLAVGDRVAYAAQPLGAYAEARVMPAKGLVKIPDGISFDLAAAAMLQGMTAQYLLRRTYHVKKGDTILIHAAAGGVGQIVCQWAKHLGATVIGTVGSKEKAEIAKSKGCDYPILYREEKVSERVKEITNGQGVEVVYDSVGKDTFDDSLDCLKRLGMMVSFGQSSGAVPPIPLKALAPGAYFLTRPSVFQYTDTREELLATANELFDVLKSGVVKIDIGATYDLADAKHAHDDLEGRKTTGSVILKP from the coding sequence ATGACCAAAGCTTTCCGATTTTATGAAACCGGTAGCAGCGATGTGCTGCGTTTTGAAGATGTCGAGATCGGCGCACCGGGTGCGGGTGAAGTTCGCCTGCGACAGGAAGCCGTCGGGCTGAACTATATCGATATCTATTTCCGTTCCGGGGTTTATCCGGCCCCGTCCCTGCCATCGGGCCTTGGGCTTGAAGGTTCGGGCGTGATCGAGGCGGTTGGTGACGGCGTAACCGACCTTGCAGTTGGTGATCGGGTTGCCTATGCCGCACAACCGCTGGGTGCCTATGCCGAGGCACGTGTAATGCCGGCCAAGGGTTTGGTTAAAATCCCGGACGGAATCAGCTTTGATCTTGCAGCAGCCGCAATGTTGCAGGGCATGACCGCTCAGTATCTTTTGCGCCGAACCTATCACGTCAAAAAAGGCGATACGATCCTTATCCATGCGGCTGCAGGCGGGGTTGGCCAGATTGTTTGCCAGTGGGCCAAACATCTGGGTGCCACCGTAATCGGCACCGTCGGATCGAAGGAAAAAGCCGAGATCGCCAAATCCAAGGGCTGCGATTATCCGATCCTTTATCGCGAGGAAAAGGTATCCGAGCGTGTAAAAGAGATCACCAACGGCCAAGGCGTTGAAGTAGTTTATGATTCCGTCGGTAAGGATACCTTTGACGACTCGCTCGATTGTCTGAAACGGCTTGGCATGATGGTCAGTTTCGGCCAGTCATCAGGCGCCGTTCCGCCCATCCCGCTTAAGGCACTCGCACCTGGGGCCTATTTCCTGACCCGGCCAAGCGTCTTCCAGTATACCGACACCCGCGAAGAGCTTCTGGCGACTGCAAACGAGCTGTTTGACGTCCTGAAATCTGGTGTGGTGAAGATTGATATCGGCGCGACATATGACCTTGCGGATGCCAAACACGCACATGACGACCTTGAAGGCCGCAAAACAACGGGCTCGGTCATACTGAAACCCTAA
- a CDS encoding HD domain-containing protein, which yields MQLLLKSVDFAARAHRDQRRKGPAHEPYINHPIEVSRLIIECEPHTDEYVLCAAVLHDVIEDCGATRDEIAACFNEMIADIVLEVSDDKALPRDERKARQIETAPHLSNGAKLVRLADKVANVGAMLTDTPVGWDREQILRYVDWAEAVIAPCRAVSSGLSDRFDAIARDVRAWHTEKEEAGV from the coding sequence ATGCAGCTTTTACTGAAATCCGTCGATTTTGCCGCCCGCGCGCATCGTGACCAGCGCCGCAAAGGCCCGGCCCATGAACCCTACATCAATCACCCGATCGAGGTATCGCGCCTGATCATCGAGTGCGAACCGCATACGGATGAATACGTGCTCTGTGCTGCGGTCCTGCATGATGTGATCGAGGATTGCGGGGCGACTCGCGATGAAATTGCCGCCTGTTTCAATGAAATGATCGCCGATATCGTCCTTGAAGTCAGCGATGACAAGGCGCTGCCGCGCGATGAGCGCAAAGCCCGCCAGATCGAAACCGCCCCGCATCTTAGTAACGGGGCTAAACTGGTCCGTCTGGCCGATAAGGTCGCCAATGTTGGCGCGATGTTGACCGATACCCCGGTTGGCTGGGACCGAGAACAGATTCTGCGCTATGTCGATTGGGCCGAAGCTGTCATTGCTCCGTGCCGTGCGGTTAGCTCCGGCCTGTCGGATCGTTTCGATGCTATCGCGCGCGATGTTCGTGCCTGGCACACGGAAAAGGAAGAGGCGGGGGTTTAA
- a CDS encoding DUF6489 family protein, with translation MKVSVDIDCTPEELRTFFGLPDVQPMQQALMKDIEDRMKANLAAMDPETMLNTWLPQGMQNWEQLQKAFWSQFNAAGNTTGKNTKD, from the coding sequence ATGAAAGTTTCCGTGGATATTGATTGCACGCCGGAAGAACTGCGCACCTTTTTTGGTCTGCCCGATGTGCAGCCTATGCAGCAGGCCTTGATGAAAGATATCGAGGACCGGATGAAAGCTAATCTTGCGGCGATGGATCCCGAAACCATGCTCAATACCTGGCTGCCGCAGGGCATGCAGAACTGGGAACAGCTTCAGAAAGCCTTCTGGAGCCAGTTTAACGCTGCCGGAAACACCACTGGCAAGAACACCAAGGACTGA
- a CDS encoding methylated-DNA--[protein]-cysteine S-methyltransferase: MPQISMNSPVGAITIFEFDDQIVAVDWGFVEDMEPSPVLSDAKAQLNAYFDGKLDAFNLPLAPDGTDFHKAVWDAMCKIPRGKTATYKDLAIAAGAPTAYQAVGTACGLNPIPIIIPCHRVLASGGKPGGYSGDGGLETKRALLKIEGVDLIIPIDQGNLF; this comes from the coding sequence ATGCCGCAGATTTCGATGAACAGCCCGGTCGGGGCGATTACAATTTTCGAATTCGACGATCAGATCGTCGCCGTCGATTGGGGCTTTGTCGAGGATATGGAACCGAGTCCGGTCCTGAGCGATGCCAAAGCGCAGCTCAATGCCTATTTCGATGGCAAGCTTGATGCTTTCAACCTGCCGCTGGCGCCCGATGGCACCGATTTCCATAAGGCGGTATGGGATGCGATGTGCAAAATCCCGCGCGGCAAAACAGCGACTTATAAAGATTTGGCAATTGCCGCCGGGGCACCAACAGCCTATCAAGCGGTCGGCACAGCCTGCGGGCTTAATCCGATCCCGATCATCATTCCGTGTCACAGGGTTCTGGCAAGCGGCGGCAAACCGGGTGGCTATTCCGGCGACGGTGGACTTGAAACCAAACGCGCGCTTTTGAAGATCGAAGGCGTAGATCTGATCATCCCAATCGATCAGGGTAACCTGTTCTGA